A window from Thermomicrobiales bacterium encodes these proteins:
- a CDS encoding DUF2255 family protein — MTNWTNTELEDIGNANLMVLETAQPDGTPRKPVIVWAVRVGNELFIRSVRGTSGAWYRAIQNQPVGRIQSGGIERQVCFAPTATPPSDAIDAAYREKFGRGSAVDSITAPAAQSATIRLVPHSAD, encoded by the coding sequence GGACGAACACCGAACTCGAGGATATTGGCAACGCGAACCTGATGGTGCTGGAAACTGCACAGCCAGACGGAACGCCCCGCAAACCTGTCATCGTCTGGGCCGTGCGCGTGGGAAACGAGCTCTTCATCCGCTCGGTCCGGGGAACGAGCGGCGCCTGGTATCGCGCGATCCAGAACCAGCCGGTTGGGCGCATTCAATCGGGCGGGATCGAGCGACAGGTGTGCTTCGCGCCGACTGCCACTCCCCCAAGCGACGCCATCGACGCGGCCTATCGGGAGAAATTCGGACGCGGTTCGGCGGTCGATTCCATCACCGCTCCCGCTGCCCAGTCAGCCACCATACGGCTGGTGCCCCACTCCGCCGATTGA